Proteins encoded within one genomic window of Columba livia isolate bColLiv1 breed racing homer chromosome 1, bColLiv1.pat.W.v2, whole genome shotgun sequence:
- the PCID2 gene encoding PCI domain-containing protein 2 isoform X2 encodes MAHITINQYLQQVQEAIDSRDGQFCAELVSFKHPHVANPRLQLPSPEEKCQQVLEPPYDEMFAAHLRCTYAVGNHDFIEAYKCQTVIVQSFLRAFQAHKEENWALPIMYAVALDLRIFANNADQQLVKKGKSKVGDMLEKAAELLMSCFRVCASDTRAGIEDSKKWGMLFLVNQLFKIYFKINKLHLCKPLIRAIDSSNLKDEYSMAQRVTYRYYVGRKAMFDSDFKQAEEYLSFAFEHCHRSSQKNKRMILIYLLPVKMLLGHMPTIQLLKKYDLMQFAEVTKAVSEGNLLLLNDALTKHETFFIRCGIFLILEKLKIITYRNLFKKVYLLLKTHQLSLDAFLIALKFMQVDDVDIDEVQCILANLIYMGHIKGYISHQHQKLVVSKQNPFPPLSTVC; translated from the exons ATGGCGCATATCACCATAAATCAGTATTTGCAGCAA GTACAAGAAGCCATTGACAGCAGAGATGGACAATTTTGTGCAGAATTGGTATCATTTAAACATCCACATGTTGCAAACCCAAGGCTACAG CTTCCATCTCCAGAGGAGAAGTGTCAACAAGTTTTGGAACCACCATATGATGAAATGTTTGCAGCCCACTTAAG GTGTACTTATGCTGTTGGAAACCACGACTTTATAGAAGCATACAAATGCCAAACAGTTATTGTCCA ATCTTTCCTGCGAGCATTTCAGGCACATAAAGAGGAAAACTG GGCTTTACCTATTATGTATGCTGTAGCCCTTGATCTTCGAATTTTTGCTAATAAT GCAGATCAACAGCTggtgaagaaagggaaaagcaaagttgGTGACATgttggaaaaagcagcagaactgctgATGAGCTGTTTTCGAGTCTGTGCCAGTGACAC TCGAGCAGGCATTGAAGATTCCAAAAAGTGGGGCATGTTGTTTCTTGTGAATCAGCTgtttaaaatttactttaaG ATCAACAAACTCCATCTATGTAAGCCCTTAATTAGAGCAATTGACAGCTCAAATCTGAAGGATGAGTACAGTATGGCACAGCGAGTTACATACAGATATTATGTTGGACGTAAAGCCATGTTTGATAGTGACTTTAAGCAAG CTGAAGAGTATCTATCATTTGCCTTTGAGCACTGTCACCGCTCAAgccagaagaacaaaagaatgaTTTTGATATACCTGCTTCCAGTAAAAATGTTGTTG ggCCATATGCCAACAATTCAGCTCTTAAAAAAGTATGACCTTATGCAGTTTGCTGAAGTAACAAAGGCTGTGAG tgaaggCAATCTTCTCCTCCTGAATGACGCCCTAACAAAGCACGAGACCTTCTTTATTCGATGTGGAATCTTTCTTATCCTTGAGAAGCTGAAAATCATCACGTACAGAAATCTCTTTAAGAAAGT ATATTTACTACTCAAAACCCATCAGCTATCTCTAGATGCCTTTCTGATTGCCCTGAAGTTCATGCAAGTAGATGATGTTGATATTGATGAAGTCCAGTGCATTTTAGCTAACCTTATATATATG GGTCATATTAAAGGCTATATATCTCATCAGCATCAAAAGCTTGTGGTCAGTAAGCAGAACCCATTTCCTCCGCTGTCAACAGTGTGTTGA
- the PCID2 gene encoding PCI domain-containing protein 2 isoform X1, whose product MAHITINQYLQQVQEAIDSRDGQFCAELVSFKHPHVANPRLQLPSPEEKCQQVLEPPYDEMFAAHLRCTYAVGNHDFIEAYKCQTVIVQSFLRAFQAHKEENWALPIMYAVALDLRIFANNADQQLVKKGKSKVGDMLEKAAELLMSCFRVCASDTRAGIEDSKKWGMLFLVNQLFKIYFKINKLHLCKPLIRAIDSSNLKDEYSMAQRVTYRYYVGRKAMFDSDFKQAEEYLSFAFEHCHRSSQKNKRMILIYLLPVKMLLGHMPTIQLLKKYDLMQFAEVTKAVSEGNLLLLNDALTKHETFFIRCGIFLILEKLKIITYRNLFKKVYLLLKTHQLSLDAFLIALKFMQVDDVDIDEVQCILANLIYMGHIKGYISHQHQKLVVSKQNPFPPLSTVC is encoded by the exons ATGGCGCATATCACCATAAATCAGTATTTGCAGCAA GTACAAGAAGCCATTGACAGCAGAGATGGACAATTTTGTGCAGAATTGGTATCATTTAAACATCCACATGTTGCAAACCCAAGGCTACAG CTTCCATCTCCAGAGGAGAAGTGTCAACAAGTTTTGGAACCACCATATGATGAAATGTTTGCAGCCCACTTAAG GTGTACTTATGCTGTTGGAAACCACGACTTTATAGAAGCATACAAATGCCAAACAGTTATTGTCCAAT CTTTCCTGCGAGCATTTCAGGCACATAAAGAGGAAAACTG GGCTTTACCTATTATGTATGCTGTAGCCCTTGATCTTCGAATTTTTGCTAATAAT GCAGATCAACAGCTggtgaagaaagggaaaagcaaagttgGTGACATgttggaaaaagcagcagaactgctgATGAGCTGTTTTCGAGTCTGTGCCAGTGACAC TCGAGCAGGCATTGAAGATTCCAAAAAGTGGGGCATGTTGTTTCTTGTGAATCAGCTgtttaaaatttactttaaG ATCAACAAACTCCATCTATGTAAGCCCTTAATTAGAGCAATTGACAGCTCAAATCTGAAGGATGAGTACAGTATGGCACAGCGAGTTACATACAGATATTATGTTGGACGTAAAGCCATGTTTGATAGTGACTTTAAGCAAG CTGAAGAGTATCTATCATTTGCCTTTGAGCACTGTCACCGCTCAAgccagaagaacaaaagaatgaTTTTGATATACCTGCTTCCAGTAAAAATGTTGTTG ggCCATATGCCAACAATTCAGCTCTTAAAAAAGTATGACCTTATGCAGTTTGCTGAAGTAACAAAGGCTGTGAG tgaaggCAATCTTCTCCTCCTGAATGACGCCCTAACAAAGCACGAGACCTTCTTTATTCGATGTGGAATCTTTCTTATCCTTGAGAAGCTGAAAATCATCACGTACAGAAATCTCTTTAAGAAAGT ATATTTACTACTCAAAACCCATCAGCTATCTCTAGATGCCTTTCTGATTGCCCTGAAGTTCATGCAAGTAGATGATGTTGATATTGATGAAGTCCAGTGCATTTTAGCTAACCTTATATATATG GGTCATATTAAAGGCTATATATCTCATCAGCATCAAAAGCTTGTGGTCAGTAAGCAGAACCCATTTCCTCCGCTGTCAACAGTGTGTTGA
- the PROZ gene encoding vitamin K-dependent protein Z, whose amino-acid sequence MSSWTLNSNISRVVISAKNRRNAGSSHWAEGVMMARSSWTILFLVSALFLQTEQTVFISADDANEVIKRQRRASSLLFEEVLPGSLERECLEERCTHEEAREVFENDEMLKMFWDAYYGGRRCSSSPCQHNGVCEDSIRGYTCTCAEGYEGENCAFAKNECRHHAKEGCHHFCYPGSNSYRCSCADGYELGKDKKQCIALDQCACGRLQDSDNLIRETRKKHDERFPWQVLLLNSEGKGFCGGVLLKSNFVLTTAECALLHRHFEIRIGAGPNGTSGIEKTMQVSEKHIHIRYDEDTGENNIALLQLQERVECNNHQLPVCIPERDFAEHILIPKLAGTVSGWRMEGDELQGDELHVSYLPAEDCKQILNISLTNRQFCGHLQEPVDKRLAGGSFLATVYKGTWFLTGILGSWPLEDTDWETLLFTNTARYMIWFKQKMK is encoded by the exons ATGAGCAGCTGGACTTTAAACTCCAACATCTCTCGCGTAGTCATTTCCGCCAAGAACCGCAGGAATGCAGGCAGCAGCCATTGGGCTGAGGGGGTGATGATGGCAAGGAGCTCTTGGACGATATTGTTTCTTGTCTCTGCCCTTTTCCTTCAGACAGAGCAGACAG TGTTTATATCAGCTGATGATGCAAATGAAGTTATCAAGAGACAGAGGCGTGCCAGTTCCCTACTTTTTGAGGAGGTTCTTCCAGGCAGCTTGGAAAGGGAATGTCTTGAAGAGAGATGTACACATGAAGAAGCAAGAGAAGTATTTGAAAATGATGAAATGCTC aaaatgtttTGGGATGCCTACTATG GTGGCAGAAGGTGCTCATCGAGCCCCTGCCAGCACAACGGCGTGTGCGAGGACAGCATTCGTGGCTACACCTGCACCTGTGCTGAGGGCTACGAGGGAGAAAACTGTGCTTTCG CTAAAAATGAATGTCGCCACCATGCAAAGGAAGGATGTCACCACTTCTGCTACCCGGGAAGTAACTCCTACCGTTGTTCCTGTGCTGATGGCTACGAGCTTGGCAAGGACAAAAAACAGTGCATCGCGTTAG ATCAATGTGCATGTGGCAGACTGCAAGACAGTGATAATCTGATACGtgaaacaaggaagaaacacGATGAGCGATTTCCTTGGCAG gTCCTGCTGCTAAATTCAGAAGGGAAGGGCTTCTGTGGAGGAGTACTGCTAAAAAGTAACTTTGTGTTAACTACAGCAGAGTGTGCCCTTCTGCACAGGCATTTTGAAATCAGGATTGGTGCTG GCCCTAATGGAACAAGTGGAATTGAGAAGACAATGCAAGTTAGTGAGAAACACATACACATCCGTTACGATGAAGACACTGGTGAGAACAACATCGCCTTACTACAACTCCAAGAGCGTGTTGAGTGCAACAACCACCAGCTTCCTGTCTGCATACCCGAAAGAGACTTTGCAGAACACATTTTAATTCCAAAACTGGCTGGTACGGTCAGTGGCTGGAGAATGGAAGGTGATGAACTTCAAGGTGATGAGTTGCATGTTTCATACCTTCCTGCTGAGGACTGCAAACAAATACTCAACATAAGCCTCACAAACAGGCAGTTTTGTGGACACCTCCAGGAGCCTGTAGACAAACGACTGGCTGGAGGAAGCTTTTTAGCTACCGTGTATAAAGGTACTTGGTTTCTGACAGGTATTCTGGGATCTTGGCCACTAGAAGACACAGACTGGGAAACGCTTCTCTTCACTAACACTGCAAGGTATATGATATggtttaaacaaaaaatgaaataa